A window from Capricornis sumatraensis isolate serow.1 chromosome 5, serow.2, whole genome shotgun sequence encodes these proteins:
- the RNF32 gene encoding RING finger protein 32, translating into MLRNKGRSSRQDNLAVTAVALQDHIVHDLQLQNLSIADYSKTKVQKTENGSKSLKRNAKAIIDTGLKKTPQGGPKVEDPEKEYVLDPKPPPLTLAQKLGLFDPPPLPLSADEWDRVKQRSVEQGDSMQPCPICKEEFGLHPQVLLSCSHVFHRACLQAFEKFTNKKTCPLCRKNQYQTRVIRDGARLFKIKCATRIQASWRGHVVRRWYRDLRRTVPPADAKLRRKFFEAKFTEISQRLLCSFCTDIDALFSEVDHCLAANRSVLQQLEERCGRQLSEEEWGEIQTQALCREAPDCPICLAALAPRERVLLSCSHVFHHACLQALEELSLGDSAPFHTCPLCRCCYQKRILEC; encoded by the exons ATGTTAAGAAATAAG gGTCGTTCCTCTAGACAGGATAACTTAGCAGTCACTGCAGTGGCTTTACAAGATCACATTGTACATGATCTTCAACTTCAGAATCTTTCGATAGCAGATTATTCTAAGACAAAGGTACAAAAGACAGAGAACGGATCCAAAtctctaaaaagaaatgcaaaggcaATAATAGATACTGGGCTTAAGAAGACCCCACAAGGAGGCCCTAAAGTGGAAGATCCAGAAAAAGAATACGTTCTTGATCCAAAACCGCCACCGTTAACTTTAG CACAGAAGTTGGGCCTCTTTGACCCTCCCCCATTGCCACTGTCTGCGGATGAGTGGGACAGAGTGAAGCAGAGGTCCGTTGAGCAGGGGGACTCCATGCAGCCGTGCCCGATATGCAAAGAGGAGTTTGGACTTCACCCGCAG GTGCTGCTCTCCTGCTCACACGTGTTCCACAGG GCTTGCCTTCAGGCTTTTGAAAAGTTCACAAATAAAAAAACCTGTCCTCTCTGTAGAAAGAACCAGTACCAAACCCGGGTGATCCGCGATGGGGCCCGACTCTTCAAAATCAAGTGCGCGACCAG GATCCAGGCGTCCTGGCGCGGACACGTGGTCAGGAGGTGGTACCGGGACCTGAGGCGGACAGTGCCGCCCGCAGATGCCAAGCTCAGGAGGAAGTTCTTTGAAGCCAAG TTCACAGAGATCAGCCAGCGCCTGCTCTGCTCCTTCTGCACGGATATCGACGCGCTCTTCTCTGAGGTGGACCACTGCCTGGCCGCCAACCGCAGTGTCCTGCAGCAGCTGGAGGAGCGCTGTGGCCGCCAGCTCTCCGAAGAGGAGTGGGGCGAGATCCAGACCCAG GCCCTGTGCCGGGAGGCCCCCGACTGCCCCATCTGCCTCGCCGCGCTGGCGCCACGGGAGAGGGTCCTGCTGTCCTGCTCACACGTGTTCCACCACGCGTGCCTCCAAGCCCTGGAGGAGCTCTCCCTGGGGGACAGCGCACCTTTCCACACGTGTCCGCTCTGCCGCTGCTGCTATCAGAAGAGGATTCTTGAATGTTGA